One genomic region from Arthrobacter sp. FB24 encodes:
- a CDS encoding RNA polymerase-binding protein RbpA produces MSDRSLRGMRLGAQSMETESGVEPAPRQRVEYRCEDGEQVFVTFSSEAEIPPVWVSKTGKEALLVDGERPINSNEKAVRTHWDMLLERRSLPELEQILEDRLTILRERRGERRSA; encoded by the coding sequence ATGAGCGATCGCAGCCTCCGGGGCATGCGTCTTGGCGCACAGAGCATGGAGACGGAATCCGGTGTTGAGCCGGCTCCGCGCCAGCGGGTTGAGTACCGTTGCGAGGACGGCGAGCAGGTCTTCGTTACCTTCTCCTCCGAAGCCGAGATTCCCCCGGTGTGGGTTTCGAAGACCGGCAAGGAAGCCTTGCTTGTCGACGGCGAACGCCCCATCAACAGCAATGAGAAGGCCGTCCGCACGCACTGGGACATGCTCCTTGAACGCCGCTCGCTGCCTGAGCTCGAGCAGATCCTCGAAGATCGCCTGACCATTTTGCGGGAGCGCCGCGGCGAACGGCGCTCGGCTTAG
- a CDS encoding polyprenol monophosphomannose synthase, translated as MRVLTIIPTYNELESLPKTLARLRAAVPASDVLVVDDNSPDGTGQLADGIAAEDGQVHVLHREGKAGLGAAYIAGFKWGLEAGYDILVEMDADGSHQPEQLQQLLDAVEEGADLAMGSRWVPGGSVVNWPLYRQAISRVGSTYARLMLGIKIKDVTGGYRAFRRTTLEKLNLDQVDSVGYGFQVDLAWRVARMGLKIVERPITFVERELGASKMSGNIVVEAMINVTKWGLTARWQKLTGRSSAAA; from the coding sequence GTGCGTGTCCTCACCATCATCCCCACCTACAACGAGCTGGAATCGTTGCCCAAGACACTCGCGCGCCTGCGTGCAGCTGTCCCGGCTTCCGATGTGCTGGTGGTGGACGACAACAGCCCGGACGGCACAGGCCAGCTGGCGGACGGTATCGCTGCTGAGGACGGCCAGGTCCACGTCCTGCACCGTGAAGGCAAGGCCGGACTGGGAGCCGCCTATATCGCCGGATTCAAGTGGGGCCTGGAGGCCGGATACGACATCCTCGTGGAAATGGACGCCGACGGTTCGCACCAGCCCGAGCAGCTGCAGCAGCTCCTCGACGCAGTGGAGGAGGGCGCGGATCTGGCCATGGGTTCGCGCTGGGTGCCGGGCGGCAGCGTGGTCAACTGGCCGCTGTACAGGCAGGCGATCTCACGCGTCGGCAGCACGTACGCGAGGCTGATGCTGGGCATCAAGATCAAGGATGTCACCGGAGGGTACCGCGCCTTCCGCCGCACGACCCTGGAGAAGCTCAACCTCGACCAGGTGGACTCCGTGGGTTACGGGTTCCAGGTGGACCTTGCCTGGCGTGTGGCCAGGATGGGTCTGAAGATCGTGGAACGCCCCATCACGTTCGTGGAGCGGGAACTCGGAGCTTCCAAAATGAGCGGAAACATTGTGGTGGAAGCCATGATCAACGTCACAAAATGGGGACTGACTGCCCGCTGGCAGAAGCTCACGGGCCGGAGTTCCGCCGCAGCCTAG
- a CDS encoding amidohydrolase — protein MTDARADLPAEQRKVTLYRNGSVYTAADPFATAMLVDGDTVAWVGSEQAATSIADASMDIIDLHGALLAPGFVDSHVHLTETGIALDSLQLGRLRSAAEILDAVASSVAGKSVDARATVLGHGWDESGWADQALPSREELERAAGGRPVYLSRVDAHSALVSSSLAEAAGLTGLDGFSSGSQVKRQAHTSARRAARQLPADRLQGFQSRALAEAAANGYVAVAEMAAPHIGSAADLRIAAGWNSPDGSRKAVPEVLPYWGQLAGSEEEARGILEGLGASVRGLAGDLNIDGSLGSRTAALRDDYSDAPGERGSLYLSVDEAASHLAACSLLGIQAGFHVIGDAGLDAALDALDRAAADVGEQRVKAAGHRFEHVEMADPEAIGRLAKYSVTVSVQPGFDAAWGGRGRLYQERLGHRERGMNPFASFYAAGVPICFGSDSPVTPLNPWASVRACLEHSNPDQRISARAAFLGHTRAGWRAAKYNNPMAGQLVPGAPASFAVWEVEELMVQVADGRVQSWSTDPRARTPLLPALDTGNDPVCLQTIRDGKELFTNGSLQS, from the coding sequence ATGACTGACGCACGGGCGGACCTGCCGGCCGAACAACGCAAAGTGACGCTGTACCGTAACGGTTCCGTCTACACCGCCGCCGACCCTTTCGCCACCGCCATGCTGGTGGACGGTGACACCGTTGCCTGGGTGGGATCAGAACAGGCGGCGACGTCGATCGCCGATGCGTCGATGGACATCATCGACCTCCATGGCGCTCTGCTGGCCCCCGGCTTTGTTGACTCACATGTGCACCTGACTGAAACGGGCATTGCCCTGGACTCCCTTCAGCTCGGGAGATTGCGCTCAGCTGCCGAAATCCTGGATGCCGTAGCTTCCTCCGTCGCAGGCAAGTCAGTCGACGCCCGCGCCACGGTCCTCGGCCATGGCTGGGACGAAAGCGGCTGGGCCGATCAGGCGCTGCCCAGCCGTGAGGAACTGGAGCGCGCGGCGGGAGGCCGGCCCGTGTATTTGTCTCGGGTTGACGCCCATTCCGCCCTGGTCTCATCCTCACTGGCCGAGGCAGCCGGCCTGACCGGCCTGGACGGCTTCTCCTCCGGGAGCCAGGTTAAGCGCCAGGCCCACACGTCCGCCAGGCGTGCAGCACGCCAGTTGCCGGCTGACCGCCTGCAGGGCTTTCAGTCACGTGCACTGGCCGAAGCCGCCGCCAACGGCTACGTGGCCGTGGCCGAAATGGCGGCGCCGCATATCGGCAGCGCAGCGGACCTGCGGATTGCGGCCGGGTGGAACAGCCCCGATGGCTCGCGGAAGGCTGTGCCTGAAGTACTGCCGTACTGGGGCCAGCTGGCGGGTTCCGAGGAGGAGGCCCGGGGCATCCTCGAAGGCCTTGGAGCCAGTGTGCGCGGCCTTGCCGGGGACCTGAACATCGACGGATCCCTGGGGTCCCGTACAGCCGCCCTAAGGGACGACTACAGCGATGCTCCGGGGGAGCGCGGCAGCCTCTACCTGTCGGTTGACGAAGCTGCATCCCACCTTGCCGCCTGCTCGCTGCTCGGCATTCAGGCCGGGTTCCACGTCATTGGAGACGCCGGGCTCGACGCGGCGCTGGACGCCCTGGACCGGGCAGCAGCCGACGTAGGGGAGCAGCGGGTCAAGGCGGCAGGCCACCGGTTCGAACATGTGGAAATGGCCGACCCCGAGGCAATCGGCCGGCTCGCAAAGTACTCGGTGACCGTTAGCGTGCAGCCGGGATTCGACGCAGCGTGGGGCGGACGGGGACGCCTGTACCAGGAACGGCTGGGGCACCGGGAGCGCGGCATGAACCCCTTCGCCTCCTTCTATGCGGCGGGAGTCCCTATCTGCTTCGGCAGCGACAGCCCGGTCACTCCGCTCAACCCGTGGGCCAGCGTCCGCGCCTGCCTTGAGCACAGCAACCCGGACCAGCGCATCTCAGCCCGCGCGGCGTTCCTCGGCCACACGAGGGCAGGCTGGCGGGCAGCCAAGTACAACAATCCAATGGCTGGCCAGCTGGTTCCCGGCGCGCCCGCCAGCTTTGCGGTCTGGGAGGTGGAGGAACTGATGGTGCAGGTCGCGGACGGGCGGGTGCAGTCGTGGAGTACCGATCCGCGGGCGCGCACACCCTTGCTCCCGGCGTTGGACACCGGGAACGATCCTGTGTGCCTGCAGACCATCCGCGACGGAAAAGAGTTGTTCACAAACGGTTCCCTTCAGTCATAG